In Acinetobacter pittii, one genomic interval encodes:
- the lptG gene encoding LPS export ABC transporter permease LptG, translating to MLARRIVAKYVTKTTALAMFGTTVVLSILQVLFTYLGELGELKPGYNAWQALVYVLWGAPRYLYEILPISALIGAVIGLGSLATSSELIVMRSVGISLWRIVGWVMRSALLLIILSFALSEWVIPYTNEKAQSVKSHRSVAALGEVKGYWSREGQRFIYIDYANSQGNLRDIQVVDFDQNYYLQSLINAQQGQFIKNGQWALKKAEQMDILAAGNAIKTDHEEQSLSLALQPKYVHMVTLDPEDLSPSQLISFMRYMDEYSQVPKTYQLAFWQKVASPFSLIALVLVACSFIFGPLRQQSMGFRLVIALFIGLSFYYLQDFLGYASLVYSPSPAWFVLVPILLMFGAGSYLLYRAR from the coding sequence ATGTTAGCACGTCGAATAGTCGCCAAATATGTGACGAAAACCACTGCGCTTGCGATGTTTGGCACCACAGTTGTTTTGTCTATTCTACAGGTCTTATTTACGTATCTTGGCGAGCTGGGTGAGCTCAAACCAGGCTATAACGCATGGCAAGCTCTCGTCTATGTCTTGTGGGGAGCTCCTCGTTATCTATATGAAATTTTACCTATTTCTGCCTTAATTGGTGCTGTGATTGGTCTGGGTTCATTAGCAACGAGTAGTGAACTCATCGTCATGCGTTCAGTGGGCATTAGTTTGTGGCGTATTGTCGGTTGGGTGATGCGCTCAGCTTTACTGCTTATTATTTTGTCATTTGCTTTGAGTGAATGGGTTATTCCTTATACCAATGAAAAAGCACAAAGTGTTAAAAGCCATCGCTCTGTAGCTGCTTTAGGTGAAGTTAAAGGTTATTGGTCACGTGAAGGGCAGCGATTTATCTATATCGACTATGCTAACTCTCAGGGTAATTTAAGAGATATTCAAGTGGTCGACTTTGACCAGAACTATTACTTGCAATCATTAATTAATGCTCAGCAAGGACAGTTTATTAAAAATGGTCAATGGGCTTTGAAAAAAGCTGAACAAATGGACATTTTGGCGGCAGGAAATGCCATCAAAACTGATCATGAAGAGCAATCGCTTTCGTTAGCATTACAGCCTAAATATGTGCACATGGTGACTTTAGATCCTGAAGATTTATCACCAAGCCAACTGATTAGCTTTATGCGTTATATGGATGAATATAGTCAGGTGCCAAAAACTTACCAATTGGCTTTCTGGCAAAAAGTTGCTTCGCCATTTTCACTCATCGCATTAGTACTCGTAGCGTGTTCTTTTATTTTTGGACCATTACGCCAACAATCGATGGGTTTCCGTTTGGTGATCGCATTGTTTATTGGTTTGAGTTTCTATTATTTGCAGGACTTCTTGGGCTATGCGAGCTTGGTTTATTCTCCATCTCCAGCATGGTTCGTACTTGTACCTATCTTATTAATGTTTGGTGCCGGAAGTTATTTGCTTTACCGCGCTCGCTAA
- the lptF gene encoding LPS export ABC transporter permease LptF, translating to MIIRRYLVKQVVSTSLVVISLLTLIMMGGRLIKYFGVAAQGRLDASILFSIIGYRLPEFLTLILPLGFFIGLMLVFGRLYVDHEMAVLNGSGVSRHQLARLLIPMTLVYMVFQSVLMLWMTPWGLREFEKLTTTQAVRTGFDLVRPREFISSGPYTIYAGSLSEDRKNLKDIFFYQRAAKEDKPDVMILAKEATRVEVANDTANVVDLVQGRRYEIFPGQPKYTQAEFQSYRLRLENDKDVKFESGDVEALSTTKLFSKTNDPVIRSELGWRLFGPFTIVIALMLSVALSEVSPRQGRYYRLIPAIFIFSSLIVLMIAIKTRISKEELDIWAYPAVLVVYGVAAALFSRKQKLGPKIKKQIKRVKL from the coding sequence TTGATTATTCGGCGTTATCTCGTCAAGCAAGTTGTCTCTACCTCATTGGTGGTCATTTCCTTATTGACCTTAATCATGATGGGTGGTCGTCTGATCAAATACTTTGGTGTGGCGGCGCAGGGGCGTTTAGATGCCAGTATCTTGTTTAGCATCATTGGATATCGATTACCTGAGTTTCTTACACTCATTTTACCATTGGGTTTTTTCATTGGCTTAATGTTGGTGTTTGGTCGTTTATATGTTGACCATGAAATGGCTGTATTAAATGGTAGTGGTGTAAGTCGTCATCAATTAGCGCGCTTACTCATTCCAATGACACTTGTTTATATGGTGTTTCAGTCTGTGCTTATGCTCTGGATGACGCCGTGGGGACTACGTGAATTTGAAAAGCTAACAACCACACAAGCTGTTCGGACAGGTTTCGATTTGGTTCGACCAAGAGAATTTATTTCTTCTGGGCCATATACGATCTATGCAGGTTCATTGTCAGAAGATCGAAAGAATTTGAAGGACATTTTCTTTTATCAGCGCGCTGCTAAAGAAGATAAGCCAGATGTCATGATTTTGGCAAAAGAAGCGACTCGTGTAGAAGTTGCAAATGACACTGCCAATGTCGTCGATCTGGTACAAGGTCGTCGCTATGAAATATTCCCGGGACAACCAAAATATACACAAGCAGAGTTTCAGTCTTATCGTCTACGTTTAGAAAATGACAAAGATGTTAAGTTTGAGAGTGGCGATGTAGAAGCCCTATCAACAACAAAACTGTTTTCAAAAACGAATGATCCAGTCATTAGAAGTGAGTTGGGATGGCGTTTATTTGGGCCATTTACCATTGTTATTGCGTTAATGTTATCAGTGGCATTGTCTGAGGTGAGTCCACGACAAGGCCGTTATTACCGTCTTATTCCGGCGATTTTTATTTTTTCCAGTCTGATCGTATTAATGATTGCAATCAAGACTCGTATCAGTAAAGAAGAACTCGATATTTGGGCTTATCCTGCCGTGTTAGTTGTTTACGGCGTTGCAGCTGCCTTATTCTCACGTAAGCAGAAGTTGGGACCAAAAATCAAGAAACAGATCAAGCGAGTGAAATTATAA